In Primulina eburnea isolate SZY01 chromosome 14, ASM2296580v1, whole genome shotgun sequence, the following proteins share a genomic window:
- the LOC140812299 gene encoding auxin-responsive protein SAUR76 has translation MVIKEEMKIDTRNVDVLKVINSKCKTFSRQLGRTLSYNSLRSKSNRDHGFQESWDTGHDHQCSIDFDEPCETIFVGSSRKRYTVSSKHLNHPLLNALIEKSNENSGSGRVSDLSVKCEVVLFDHILWMLDNADPTLTLDSLEELAELYAY, from the exons ATGGTCATAAAAGAAGAGATGAAGATCGATACTCGGAACGTAGATGTTCTAAAGGTGAT AAACTCGAAATGCAAGACATTTTCAAGGCAATTGGGTCGGACCCTATCCTACAATAGTTTGAGATCCAAATCCAATCGGGATCATGGCTTTCAAGAATCGTGGGATACCGGTCATGATCATCAATGTTCGATAGATTTCGACGAGCCTTGTGAGACTATATTCGTCGGGAGTTCCAGGAAAAGATACACAGTCAGCTCCAAGCATTTGAATCATCCTTTGTTGAACGCTCTCATAGAGAAATCCAATGAAAATTCGGGTTCGGGTCGTGTATCGGATCTCTCGGTGAAATGTGAGGTTGTGCTGTTTGATCATATCTTGTGGATGCTCGATAACGCTGATCCTACACTCACTTTGGACTCTTTGGAGGAACTGGCCGAGCTTTATGCATACTAA